The sequence below is a genomic window from Dehalococcoidia bacterium.
ATAACTGCTTCGGGCACATCCATTCCGGCGACCTTCGTCGCCATGAACTGCGCCATTTTAGCTGACTTGAGAGGCGTGATGCCCGCCAGGATGTATACCTTTTCCGTCAGTCCTTCTTCCCGCGCCATCCGCATCCATTCCCTGAAACGCGGCAGGTCATAAACGCACTGCGTCTGGATGAAATCGACACCTGCGGCGATTTTCTTGGCCAGCCGCACCACGCGGTAAGACAACGGGTCGGCAAAGGGGTTCTCGGCGGCTCCGATAAACATTTCAGGCGCGCCGTTCAGCGCGAAGCCGCTCATGTCTTTGCCCTCGTCGCGCATGACGCGCACGGCATGCACAAGATTGACCGAGTCGATATCGAACACATTTGACGCTTCCGGCTGGCTGCCCAGGCTCTGATGGTCGCCTGAAAGGCACAGCATATTGCGAATCCCCAGAGAGTAGGCGCCTATGATATCCGACTGCAGCGCGATGCGGTTGCGGTCTCGCGTGACCATCTGCATAACGGGCTCGATGCCCAGCTCTAACAGGTGCAAACAGGCAGCCAGGCTGCTCATTCGCACCACAGCCGTCTGGTTGTCGGTGACGTTCACCGCATCCACGCAGCTTTTGAGCCACTCGCCCTTCCTGTGTATAATCTCAGCATTGGCGCCCCTGGGTGGCCCGCACTCCGCGGTTACCGCAAAGCCCCCGCCGGCAAGGACGCTTTTAAGTTTGCTCGCTCCGTCGCTTTTCATATAACGTGGTCCTCTCGTAGTAAGCGGCGCGGCCCGCCGGCCAGACTGGGACGCCAGTCCTTGGCCGGGATATAGCGCTTCAAATTACCTTGCAGCCCCAGGGCTGTCAGACGGTCGATAATAAGCTGCCAGGCGCAGTCTATATCGGGGCTGACTTCGCACTTGCCGTTCTTCGACCCTCCGCAGGGCCCGTTCATCAGGCGCTTGGAGCAGCGCGTCACCGGGCAGATACCCCCGAAGGTGTCCAGATCGCAGTCGCCGCAGCCAGAGCATTCTTCAGTGAATAAACCGGGTTTTTCCAGAACGCCGATAAAAGTCGTATTTACTCCGGGAAGCAGTACAGATTTAGCAAAGCGCCGTGCCATGGCCTGAACGCCGGCCCCGCAGGCTAAAGAGAGTACGGCTTCGTTACGCGCCACTGCTTGCGCCGCCTCCTGTATGAAGGCATCCTCACACTGGCGCTCTACGGTCAGCTCCTCGGTCTCAATGGACTTGCTCTCCTGGCCGAAAGCTAGGCGGAGAGCCGCGCCCAGAGTGGCTGCTTCGTCCTCTCCGCCGGCAAAGCACGTCTTGACGCAGGTGCCGCATCCCAGGATGAGCACTTTCTGGTAAGGCCGCAGCATCTCTTTTATTTCAGCGATAGGTTTCTGTTTGGCGACTATCATGGGTTATCTCCATTGTATCAAGGATTGTATTCATCAAGCTGTAACTCTGGTCTCTATCTGGGACTAGCTTGCGCGGCCGGCTTAACCGGATTGGGTCCCAGTTCTGCCAGTCCTTTTAGCAGAAGAGTTATGGCAGCGTCCGTGTCACTGCTGGCGGTATAAACTAGCCTCTTGCCGCCCAGGCCTATCTCATCCAGCAGTTTTTGCACCCAGGCAACGCGTTTGGCTGCCCGAATATTGCCGTCGACGCGCTTACATCTGCCGGCAGGGCAGCCTACGACCATCACTCCGTCAGCGCCACATTCGAAGGCTTTCAGCATGAAAATATCTTTGATCATGGATGAGCAGGGCATTTTCACGCTTTGTATGCGAGCAGCCTTTTCCGGGTCCTGCGTAGAAAAAACGCCCCGGTCTAAGGCGTTTACACAGAAGAACACGTGTATCTTTGGTTCGAATTTGCTGCTCATATATCTATCACAGCCTTCAGTGCCTGTCATTTTACTGCTTCTTGAGACAGCTTAACGGCAACAATTCCCGTAAACTGATTCTGCTCAGGCTGATAAACCATCAGGATACGGTATATGGTTGCCGATAGTGAATTTACTATACTACAGCCTGAATTGGCTTGTCAAACCAGCCAGATTGTGCGGAGAGTCATAATATCACTGCATCAATCAGGCAAAAAGAACTTGGGTCACATAAAGAAAACCAACTATTCCAGATTCAAGCATAAAAAAGAGAGGACTGTGACTGGCCGCCCTCTCTTTCAAATCGGAGCGAATGAAGACTAGCGAATGAGCGAGATCAGACCGGTGCTCAGGGCTACCGCCGCGATAACAGCGGCAACAAAGACCAGCACGATGATAACGGTGAGTTCGCGCGAACCGATAATTCTCTTGATCAACTCTCTCAGGTTTTCTTCATTGCGCAGGGCTTCCTCAGCCTTTTCCTGGGCTTCTTTGGCGGCACGCTCGGCAGCAGCCATGGCGCGCGCACTGGCTTCCTCAGCCCTGCGCGCGGCGTCTTCCGCCGCCCTCTTGGCTTCTGCTGCCCTGGCGGCGGCGCCTTCGCCCACGCTGCGGGCAGAGTTGGCCGCATCCTTAGCTTCGCGTGCAACAGCTTCCGCGCGGCGGGCAGCTTCTTCGGCGGCTTTGCGCGCGTCTTCAGCGGCTTTCTTGGAGGCTTCGGCCGCCTCCTTGGCGGCGCGGATGGCCTCCTCCGCCTCTTTGGTCGCTTTGGCGGCTGCATCCCTGGCAACCATTTCAGCCCGGAGGGCGGCTGCCTCAGCGGCCTTGCGCGCGTCTTCGGCGGCTTTTTTGGCAGCTTCCGCTGCCTCCCTGGCGGCGCGAATAGCCTCTTCAACGCCTGTAGCGGCGCTGGCGGCGGCTTCCTTGGCGACCGCTTCGGCGCGCCGGGCGGCCGCCTCAGCAGCCTTGCGCGCGTCCTCGGCGGCCTTTTTGGCAGCTTCCGCTGCCTCCCTGGCGGCGCGGATGGCCTCCTCGGCACCGGTGGCAGCTTCGCTGGCTGCCGTCTGGGCTGCTTCAGTAGCTGTTTTCGATGCCTGAATGGAGGCTTTGGCGGCGGCCTCAGCGGCCTTGGCCATATCCTCGGCCATGGCCACCAGTTTGTGCAATGCCTGAGCGGAGGCCTGGATGGCTTCATCACCCAGCAGGTCCGCTGCTTCGGCCTTCTTGAACGCCTTGTCGGCTACGTCGTATCCTTTTGTGGCCGCTGCCTTGGCTTCAAGCCCGGCCGTTTCAACTCTTTCGGCCACCTTTCCACTCACTCTTACCGAAGCTTCTATAGCTTCGTCGCCGGCGATATCGGCCAATGCAGAGCGGCGACGTACATCCTCGGCAGCCTGGAAAGTGGCGGATGCCAGTCTCTTGCTCTTCCTGCCAGCTTCATCGGCCTTGATGGCAGTTTGAGCGGTGATATGAGCAGCCAGCTCAGCCCTGGCGGCTTTGACCTCTTTGGCGCTGTCGTCAGCCTCTTTGGCTGATTTATTGGCTTTTTCAATGGCCGCAAGCACGGCGGCTTTGGCTGCGCTGGCAGCTCCTTCTGCCCGGGCGGCAGTTTCACCGGCGGCCTTGGCTGCTGCTGCAGCGGCTTCTCTGGCAGCCAGTTCAACTTCCTCGGCTTTACGCGCTGCTTCTTCCGCGGCATACTTGGCCCCGCGTGCCGTTTCCTCCGCTTTAAGAGCGGCCTTTTCGGCTTTCCTGGCAGCTTCTTCCGCAGCCAGCGTGGCGCTCTCGGCGGCCTTACGGGCCATAGCGATGGCTTCGGCGGCAGCTTTCTTGGCGGCTTCGGCGGCCTCTCTGGCGGCCTTTACAGCTTCTTCCGCCCCCAGGATGGCTTTTCGGCTGGCTTCTTCGGCACGCCGGGCGGCTTCATCGGCCGCTTTTTTAAAGGCTTCCAATGCCCTTCTGGATTCCCTGTCGGCTTCTTCGGCCTTGCGGATGGCTTCTTCAGCGGCCAGCTTGGCGGCCTTGGCCTGCGCCTCAGCCTTGGCGGCGGCTTCCTGAGCAGCGCGGGTGGCTGTCTCAGCCGCTTTTTCTCCAGCCTGCCGGGCTTCTATCGCCCGGGCTTGAGCCTCTTTGGAAGCCTTGGTGGCTGAAAGGGCAGCTTCACGCGCCAGTTTGGCGGCTTCCTCGGCCCTGCGGGCGGCTTCGGTTGCCGCATCGATATTGCTGTCCATCTCATCGAGTATCTGGGGCAGCGGTTTGCTCATTATTTTTATGTGTTCGGCGGCCTTCTTCACGGGCTCAGTAACTTTTGGCGACATTTTCTTCCTCCTTAACCCTGAAAACACTCAGACAAAAACGGCTGCCAAGCAGCCTGATTGAATTCGCTCGATTGATCTCTAATTGATGCGTCAATTTTATGTTTTATATGGCGCCTTCAATTCTTGATATTATTATCTTGTTCGTGATTTGTCAACAAACATCCGCTAAGTACGTTGGTTTTATCCCCCGGTACGTTTAAGCAACTCGTCGAAGGCGGTGAACCATTTTAGCTTCACCTCATCAGGCCAGGACGGGTCAAACTCGGGGAACTTATCTATCAGTAACTTGTCCATGCCAGTTCCATTTGGAATTAATCCTGAGTGTTGTGGAATTTCTGTCCCTGCCTTTTTATCCAGGCTCCTGCCTGATTTTTTCACAGCAGCAGATGGGCGAGCGTTTCTGGTCTTTTTAGTAACGAACGGCGATAATTTCATTCCGCCGTCACTGGCCAGCCCTATGAAGAATTTAATGCATTTACGCGCCACATCGTTGGCAATCTGATAGTTATCATGGAAAGCTTCTTCAAGTTGGGCGTAAGTGGCCGCCTGCGAGTCAACCTGGCTGAGGAAGAAAAAACTATAAGATTCATGCGTGACTTGCTTGAGTAGTTCGGTACGCTGGCTGCCTTTGCTGGTTACCAGTTGCCGCAGCTTGACGGTCGGGAACCCGTTCACGTCTATCAGATCGAGGAACCGCAGGGCCGATACCAGTTGCGTCCCGGTGCTGCCCGAAAGACGGTCTCCCCAGTAGCTGCGGTCAATGCGCGCCGGCATGGTCTGTTGCAGACCCTCGAGGAAGTTTAAAAACGTGCGGTAAGACACGTAGGGAGGCAGCAGCTTCTTGGATGAACTGGGTAGCATCACTACAATTGTAGGTTAATTCCAGTCCAAAATGCAACAGGACAAAGGTATTGTTGAGGGGTTGGACAAATTTTTCTTGCGTTGGAATTTTGGCGGACAATATTGGACAGTATTTGACGGATACGTTTGGCACGGCCTAATATTGCCACAAGTTTTACAAAGGAAGGAGTAGGAGCATGGGAGCAGCAATCGAGTATCAAAAACTCATGACGGAAATTGTCCACATCAATCTTCCGGGACCAGCAGAGCCAACGCCGGGAATGAGCGGCGGTGAACTGCTGCATGGCTTCCTGGCAGACCTCTATCGCACCGATAGCCAGGAAGTCAAGAATTACATCAATTCCTTATGCCTGAAGTGGAACGTCCACTACCGCAATACCCCGGCTGGCCGGTAAATCTACATTATAAACATATAAGAAAAAAACAGGAGAGAGCAGGGAAAGGATGAGCAATAACTTCACGTTAGAGGGAGTTACCCAATGAAAAGAAGAAAGATCGCATCCATTGACGTCGGTACTTCCAAAATCTGCACCGTTATGGCGGATACCGATGGCGAGGATTTGCGCATTCTGGGGGTGGGCGTTGCCCCTTCGAACGGCTTGCAAAAGGGCCTCGTCGTCAATCTCAACGACGCCAAGGAATCCATCCGCCAATCCGTGAAAACTGCGGAGCAGGCGGTGGGATACAAACTCGAATCCGCCATGGTTAGCATCACCGGCCGCCACATCAGCTCGGTGAACAACCGCGGCGTCATCGCCATCACCTCCAACAAGCAGATGGTAAAACAGGAAGACGTCGAGCGCGTTCTCAAGGTGGCTCAAAACGTGGCGCAGACCGGCGCATCAGGGTCGATGATCCTGCACCTTATTCCGCAAACATACGCCGTTGACGGGCAGGAAGGCATCAAAAACCCTGTCGGCATGCACGGCTTCCGCCTGGATGTGGATACCCATATAGTAACTGCCGCCACGGCTTCGGTGGAAAACCTCACCAAGTGCGTGCGCGGA
It includes:
- a CDS encoding hydrogenase iron-sulfur subunit, which translates into the protein MTGTEGCDRYMSSKFEPKIHVFFCVNALDRGVFSTQDPEKAARIQSVKMPCSSMIKDIFMLKAFECGADGVMVVGCPAGRCKRVDGNIRAAKRVAWVQKLLDEIGLGGKRLVYTASSDTDAAITLLLKGLAELGPNPVKPAAQASPR
- a CDS encoding methylenetetrahydrofolate reductase, yielding MKSDGASKLKSVLAGGGFAVTAECGPPRGANAEIIHRKGEWLKSCVDAVNVTDNQTAVVRMSSLAACLHLLELGIEPVMQMVTRDRNRIALQSDIIGAYSLGIRNMLCLSGDHQSLGSQPEASNVFDIDSVNLVHAVRVMRDEGKDMSGFALNGAPEMFIGAAENPFADPLSYRVVRLAKKIAAGVDFIQTQCVYDLPRFREWMRMAREEGLTEKVYILAGITPLKSAKMAQFMATKVAGMDVPEAVIKRMAGVTGPKAVEEGLKIAIETIAELRAIPGVRGIHIMAIEAEERVPDLVKAAGLMPRPMK